The DNA segment GAGGAGGTTCGTGGTGACGTGTTTCGTGCGCGGCGTGCCGTCGGCGTAGGTGATCACCATCTGGCGGAACAGCGTCTCGACCGCCTCCCCGCCCGTCACCGTCTGGCCGGAGGCCACGAAGTCGGCGTCCGCGAAGAGGGACCCGAGGCCCGCGAAGTCGCCGGTGTCGACCAACCTGGCGTAGGTGATGATCACGTCCTCAATGGCCCGCCGGCTCGCCGCCGGGTCGCCGCCGTTCGGGGAGGCGGTGGGGGAGGTCGTCGGGGTCATAGATGGCCGCTTCGATCGCGGAGACCCTGGAGGCCTCCTGGAGGCTCCCCCTCCATCGACGCTACGGAGCGGTCCACCGGTTGGCAAACGGTGGCGCTGCCCGAAGGCGACCGTACGACCACGTGCCTGCGGTTACCCACGGGAACCCGGGGAGGGGCCGCCGGATCGGGTGGCCCGCACCGGCGCCCCCTGCGGCATCCCGGCCGGGACCCCGCCGGGGCCGGCGGGGGCGCCCCACCACGGGCGCGCCCCCACGCCGTCACGTCTCCCAGTACGGCTTCCGCAGCTTGAACTTCTGGAGTTTCCCCGTCGCCGTACGCGGCAGCTCCGTGCGGAACTCCACGCGCTTGGGGCACTTGTACGACGCCAGGTGCGCGCGGCAGTGCGCGATCACGTCCTCCGCGGTCAGCGCCGCGCCGGCGTCGCCCGAACCGTCCGCTCCGTCCGCTCCGTCCGCGCCATCCGCCCCGTCCGCCGTGACGACCAGGGCCGTGACCAGCTCGCCCCACTTCTCGTCGGGGATGCCGATGACCGCGACCTCGCGGACCGCGGTGTGGCTGGTGATGACGTCCTCCACCTCGATGGAGGAGACGTTCTCGCCGCCGGTGATGATGACGTCCTTCTTGCGGTCCGTGAGGGTCAGGTACCCGTCCTGGACGTAGCCGCCGTCACCCGTGTGGAACCAGTTGCCGGCCTGGGCCGCCGCGGTGGACTCCGGGTCGTTCCAGTAGGCCTCCAGGTTGTGGTTGCTGCGGGCCAGCACCTCGCCGGTCTCGTCCGTGGTGACCCGCACGCCGATCCCGGGGGCGCCGGCGCGGCCGAGCTTGACGGCCTGCTCGTGCGGCGGGAGGTCGTCCCACTCCGCGCGCATCCGGCTCATCGTGAGGAACGGCGAGGTCTCGGTGAGGCCGTAGAGCTGGATGAACTCCCAGCCGAGCTCGGCGCGGACGCGCTCGATGGTGCGGGTGGGCGGCGGGGCGCCGGCCACGACGATGCGGGTGCGGTCGCGGCCCGGGATCTCGCCGTCCCAGCGCGGGGCGGCGTCCAGGGCCGCGTTGACGACCGCGGGCGCCGCGCACATGAGCGTGACGCCGTGCTCCTCGACGCGGCGCAGGATCTCGGTGCCGTCGACCTTGCGGAGCACGACGTGCGTGCCGCCCATGCCCGTGACCCCGTACGGCATTCCCCAGCCGTTGGCGTGGAACATCGGCAGCGTGTGCAGGTAGACGTCGCGGTCGCTGACGCCCGCGTGCCAGCCGAACATCGACGCGTTCAGCCAGAGGTTGCGGTGGGTGAGCTGGACGCCCTTGGGGCGGGCGGTGGTGCCGGAGGTGTAGTTGAGGGTGGCCGTCGCCGCCTCGTCCGGCTCCCAGGAGCGGGGGTCGGGCGGCGCGCCGCCGGTGCCCCAGATCGCGTCGTCGTCCTCGCCGAGGACGAAGGTGTGCGGGGCGCCGATCTCGCCCGCCAGGTGCTTCAGGTCGGGGTCGAGGAGCAGCACCTCGGCCCCGGAGTGGCCCACGATGTACGTGATCTCGGCGGCGGTGAGGCGGAAGTTGACGGGGACGAGGACGCGGCCCCAGCCGGAGACGCCGAAGAACGAGGTGAACAGCCGGGCGCTGTTCTGCGAGACGATCGCGACCCGGCCGCCGGCGGGCACACCCAGCCGGTCCAGGGACGCGGCCTGCGCGGACGCTCTGCGGCCGAGTTCGGCGTAACTGACCTCGCCCCAGGACGGGGCGGGCTGGACGGGTTCGTCGACGATGCCGATGCGGTCGGGGTAGACGGTGGTGGCGCGGTCCAGGAAGTCCCGGACGGTGAGTGGGAACAGCACGGCGGCTCCTTTGCCGAAGGGCGCTCCCACCGAATGTTCCTCGGCTCGCGTCCGGCTATGCCCGCCGGGGTGGTACGGGTGTGCCGGGGGACGACACGACCGCATCACCGTGACGGTGCGCGGTGCGCATGTGGCGATTCGGTGACGGAACAGTGCTCGCACAGTGTACGGTCCCGGTACGCGCCGCGGAGGGGAGGCACCCGGTCCGCGCGGATCGATCGTGGGTGGGCAGCACGTTGCGGCGGCCCGCCCCGACTGGCCACCACCCGCCGATACGTAATCGATTTCACGGAACCGCGCAGAATAAGTCGTGCCTACCGCATACTTGCAGAATGCTCGGTGTCGCCACGAACATTCGCTTAGAATCGCTGCCCGGGACGCACTACGGGGGAGGGTGCAGTGTGCGGAATAGTTGCCGCATACCCGCCGGACGACGAGTTCACTGACTTCGCTCTGGCACGCCAGAGCAAACGTGGGCCCGATGACACCGCGGCCGTGGACCTCGATTTCTGCAGCCTGGCGGTCAACCGCCTGGCGATCAGCGGGATCCTGAACGGCGATCAGCCGCTGACCAGCGAGGACGGCTCCGTCGTGGTGGTGTTCAACGGGGCGCTCTACAACTCCGGGAAGCTGGGCCTGAAATACGGCTTCGACTTCCGGAGCATGAACGACGGCGAAGTGATCCACTTTCTCTACCAGAAGTTCGGCCTGGCCTTCGCGGATCACCTCGAAGGTATGTACGCCATCTGCATCGCCGATCGGGAACGGCGGGAAATGATCGTCGCCGCGGACCCGATCGGGATCAAACCCGTCTACTGGCACGACGAAGGCGAGCGGCGCCGCGTCGCGAGCACCGTCGACGCCTTTCCGCCCCGGCTGCGCCCGGATGTGCGGCGGGTGCCGCCGGGCGTGGTGTGGAGCACCTCGGGCGGGGCCCGCCGGATCGTCCACGAGTACGCCGCCGAGGGCGATCTCGGCGAGCTGCTGAGCCGGTCCGTGGCCGAGCAGATCCCGGCGGAGGTGCCGTGGGGCTGCATGCTCAGCGGGGGCGTGGACAGCTCGCTGATCGCGCGGTTCGCCACGGACGCGGCGCCGGAGGTCCACACGTTCACCTGCGGCACCCCGAACAGCACCGACCTGCACGCCGCGCGCGACGTCGCCGGCGTCCTCGGCACCGTGCACCACGAGACGCTCGTCGACCCCGATGAACTCCCCGAACTCGTCGACCGGGTAGTGGAGGCGACCGGGTCCTTCGAGCGCTGGACGGTGATGGCCGGAGTCGGGACCTACCTGACCGCCCGCAGCGCCCACCGCGAGGGCGTGAAGGTGCTGCTCTCCGGGGAGGGCGCCGACGAGCTCTTCGCCGGGTACGACGAGTTCCAGGACGTGCCCGAGCCGTTCCTCGACGGGCTGCTGGTGCACTACCAGGCCGACCTCGGCGTCTCGGAGTGCCTGCGGCTGGACCGCTGCACCATGGCGAACAGCGTCGAGGCCCGGGTGCCGTTCCTCAACACCCGCGTCATCCGGCACGCGAGATCGCTGCCGGCGGACGACAAGATTCGCCGCGCGGGCGGCACCTCCACCCGGAAGTTCGCCCTGCGCCACGCCGCGGAGGCCGTACTGCCGCAACGGATAGCCCAGCGCACCAAGGAGGAGTTCACCAACGGCTCGGGGCTCACGGACGAGCTGCGGGGGCTGGCCGACAAGCGGTATCCACCCGCGCGGCTCGCGGAACTGGCCGAGGCCAACCCGTCGTTCTCCCTGCCCGATCCGCTCACCGGGTGGTTCTTCGAACGCTGGCGGGCGATCTACGGCTCCACCATCGGTGACGCCTGGACGCCGATGGTCGAGCGCGGCCTGTTCCGGCAGCCGTGGAACCCGTACCTGCCCTCGGCCCGGGAGACGGGCCGCTACGCCGGTTGAGACGGGCGACCACGCCGGTCGAGGTCGCGGGACCGCGCCGGGGAACGGGAGACTCCACCTTCGGTCCCGTCGCCGCGGCCCCGCGTGCGGACGGCCCGGCACGGGATCTTGGCCCGCCGTCACCCGACGCGAACCGCGGACCCCGCATGACACGACAGCGCACACAGAGGACATTCGCGTGAAGATCATGAACGAGGACCAGGTGCGGGCGGAACTGACCGCCGGTGCCGTGATGGCCGCGGTGCGAGAGGCGTTCGTCGACCTCTCCACCGGGATCTCGGTCCAGCCCGAGCAAGTGGCGGCGGACCTGCCCGGGGACCGCGGCGACGTCATCTACTACCCGGCCGTCGTGCCGGACAGCATCGGGGTCACGGTGTCCCCGTACCTGACGGAGCTGGCCGGCACCCCGAGCGGACCCGTGACCGCCTACACCCTGCTGCTGTCGGCGCAGACCGGACGCCCCGTGCTGCTCTGCGACTCCGAGCACCTGGTCGCGGTGCGCACCGGCGCCACCACGGCACTCGCGGTCGAAGCGCTCGGAGGCGTGGAGGGCAGGCGGATCGCGGTGTTCGGGGCCGGCCCGATCGCCCGGTCCCACGTAACGGCCCTCGCCGAACTCGGCCGCTGGGAGCGGCTCGACGTCTACTCCCCGACCCTCGCCGACCCCTCCCGGGCCGACGACAGGGCGGCCCTGATGTCGCTCGCCGACGGGGTGGGCCTCGCGTCCTCCGCCGAGGCGGCGGTGGCCGACGCCGACGTGGTGCTGCTGTGCACCTCGTCCACGACACCCGTGCTCGACCCCTCGAAGGTGAAGCCGACCGCCCTGATCACCTCGGTGAGCACCAACGGCCCCCTCGCCCACGAGGTGCCGCCGGAGGCGCTGGCCGCCATGGACGTGTACTGCGACTACCGCCGCACGGCACCCAGCGGGGCCGGGGAGATGGTGCTGGCGCGCGAGCGGCACGGCTGGAGCGCGGACGCCGTCGTCGCGGACCTCCCGGAACTGCTGTCCGGGACGGCGCGGCCCCTGCCGTCCCGGGGCCGCCCGCGGTACTTCCGGTCGATCGGGCTGGGCATCGAAGACGTCGCCGCGGCACGCCTCCTGGTGTGACGTGTCCGCCGACTCCGCCCCAGGCCCCGGTGCCGTGTCCGCCGGCTCCGCCACAGGCCCCAGAGACGTGTCTCCCGACTCCGCCACAGGCCCGAGAACCGTGTCCCCCGGCTCCGCTTCAGCCCTCAGAGCCGTCTCCGGGCTGACCGAGCAGGAACGGCTGATCGCCCACGCGTCCGTCGTGGACCTGGGCCCCGGCTACCCGCGGGTCACCCTGCCCGAGTGGGTCGTGGACACCCTGACCGACGCCGCCCTGATCCGGGCGGCACTCACCGTCGACGGCCCGGACCGTCCGGGGACGGCGCGGATGGCGTGGGAGCAGCGCGCGGTGGACGCGGCCCGGACGCTGCTGGGGATCGGCAGCGGGCCCCCGGGGTTCGTCACCTTCTCCGGCAGCACCGCCCTGGACCGCGCGATCAAGGCGGCGACGGGCGAGGGCGGGACGCTGCTGACCAGCAACCCGTCCATCGACATCGCCATCGCGATGGCCCTGGAGAACCGGGCCGTCACGGTCGACTACTTCCCGTGCCAGCCGTTCACGCCGGGCGTC comes from the Streptomyces sp. TS71-3 genome and includes:
- a CDS encoding nuclear transport factor 2 family protein translates to MTPTTSPTASPNGGDPAASRRAIEDVIITYARLVDTGDFAGLGSLFADADFVASGQTVTGGEAVETLFRQMVITYADGTPRTKHVTTNLLVDVDEEAGTATARSYYTVLQSLPDLPLQIIVAGRYRDRFTRHDGRWRLAERHLYFDLVGDVSHHLRAGAPVEDSDAGSAAA
- a CDS encoding AMP-binding protein; translated protein: MLFPLTVRDFLDRATTVYPDRIGIVDEPVQPAPSWGEVSYAELGRRASAQAASLDRLGVPAGGRVAIVSQNSARLFTSFFGVSGWGRVLVPVNFRLTAAEITYIVGHSGAEVLLLDPDLKHLAGEIGAPHTFVLGEDDDAIWGTGGAPPDPRSWEPDEAATATLNYTSGTTARPKGVQLTHRNLWLNASMFGWHAGVSDRDVYLHTLPMFHANGWGMPYGVTGMGGTHVVLRKVDGTEILRRVEEHGVTLMCAAPAVVNAALDAAPRWDGEIPGRDRTRIVVAGAPPPTRTIERVRAELGWEFIQLYGLTETSPFLTMSRMRAEWDDLPPHEQAVKLGRAGAPGIGVRVTTDETGEVLARSNHNLEAYWNDPESTAAAQAGNWFHTGDGGYVQDGYLTLTDRKKDVIITGGENVSSIEVEDVITSHTAVREVAVIGIPDEKWGELVTALVVTADGADGADGADGADGSGDAGAALTAEDVIAHCRAHLASYKCPKRVEFRTELPRTATGKLQKFKLRKPYWET
- a CDS encoding asparagine synthase-related protein; amino-acid sequence: MDLDFCSLAVNRLAISGILNGDQPLTSEDGSVVVVFNGALYNSGKLGLKYGFDFRSMNDGEVIHFLYQKFGLAFADHLEGMYAICIADRERREMIVAADPIGIKPVYWHDEGERRRVASTVDAFPPRLRPDVRRVPPGVVWSTSGGARRIVHEYAAEGDLGELLSRSVAEQIPAEVPWGCMLSGGVDSSLIARFATDAAPEVHTFTCGTPNSTDLHAARDVAGVLGTVHHETLVDPDELPELVDRVVEATGSFERWTVMAGVGTYLTARSAHREGVKVLLSGEGADELFAGYDEFQDVPEPFLDGLLVHYQADLGVSECLRLDRCTMANSVEARVPFLNTRVIRHARSLPADDKIRRAGGTSTRKFALRHAAEAVLPQRIAQRTKEEFTNGSGLTDELRGLADKRYPPARLAELAEANPSFSLPDPLTGWFFERWRAIYGSTIGDAWTPMVERGLFRQPWNPYLPSARETGRYAG
- a CDS encoding ornithine cyclodeaminase family protein, with amino-acid sequence MNEDQVRAELTAGAVMAAVREAFVDLSTGISVQPEQVAADLPGDRGDVIYYPAVVPDSIGVTVSPYLTELAGTPSGPVTAYTLLLSAQTGRPVLLCDSEHLVAVRTGATTALAVEALGGVEGRRIAVFGAGPIARSHVTALAELGRWERLDVYSPTLADPSRADDRAALMSLADGVGLASSAEAAVADADVVLLCTSSTTPVLDPSKVKPTALITSVSTNGPLAHEVPPEALAAMDVYCDYRRTAPSGAGEMVLARERHGWSADAVVADLPELLSGTARPLPSRGRPRYFRSIGLGIEDVAAARLLV